The sequence ACACCGTCGATAAATTCGTTGGTAAAAAGATACAGCAAAAGGTTGGTACCTTTATTAAAAAGTATGGCGTGCCGGCCATTGCTATTACGCGTCTTTCTTCGTTATCCAATGACTCCCTCAGTTTTGTGACAGGTATTTTGAGAATGAACTACACCAAGTACATACTGGCCACCTTGTGCGGCATCACGCCCCTGATCGTTTTACTGGCGATCTATGGTGAAAATGGTAAAATAGAAAAAGCCCTGTATTGGATAGCAGGTGCATCAGTACTGTTTTTGATTGCCTACATCTTCATTGACAAACGGAGAAAAAGAAGAAAACAGCAAGGGGCGTCAGGTCGTACCAAAAGGCCAGCATCAACGGCATGATCTATTGCCGGATCATATCGGTTACACTGTTGCAGGTATTGGAAAGCGCCTTGTCCGACTGCAGGTAATCAGTATAGAACTGATCGAAATCAGCCTCTTTGATCTTATTGGCCAGGGCGGTTTGCTTAAAAACATCCAGGGTAATAGCTTCCCGGGGAGCTTTTTTGATAATGTCTGAGAGAATCCTGTAAGTTGTTTTTTGTCCGAATTGCTTTTCAAAGCATAATAATAAAAGCGGACCATACATATACCGGTAGCCATTATCAATTTCATTGGCGGCCGTGATCCGGGCAAGGGGCGGGTATTTTTTATCTTGTATTTGTGTAACATATTCGCGGATCCGCTGGTGATAAAAGCTGGTATCCGTAAATGCTTCTGCCGCTTTCAGGGAGAGATATTCTGTAGCCGATTCAAGCCAGAACCAGAACCAGCGGCCTGCAGTGCCATTAAAATAGTAGTGCGCCAGTTCATGAGCAAAAAAGGCAGTATTCTTATTGTCCAGCTTGCCGGCCGGGGTGATCAACGTAGTGAAATTAACCCCTGCATAGGCAAAGCTGGGGAAAACTGTAAATCCCCAGGCGCGTCCAGGTTTGAAAGGTTCCACTGCCTGGTGGGAGATGATGTAGATGCCGCCTTCATAGGGAAGTTTTAATTTTTCTGCATAAAAAGCTTTTAATTTATCCAACTCCCGGAAAAGCGTCTGTGCAGTACCTGTATCTACGGTAGCATTCAACAGGTAGTTCCTGCCGGACTGCAAGAAATCGTAATCACCGGCAAATAAAAGCAGTGGCACGGCTGTTTGGGAAATCAAATGGGCCGGCCGTTCCTGCCGCGGCGGACATCCGTTGATAAACACCGTTCTGGCATCCTCGGTATACACGGTAATATCATACGTGTACTTGTCAAGCAGCCGGTCATTGCTTACATCATAGATCACCGGATACCATTTGCTTTGTTCTGTTGCCCGCAGTGTTTTTCCGTTCAGTGCAATGAAGCCTTTATAGTCGAAGCTATTCAGGGTATCGCTGTATACCGGGAAAGCTCCTTTGTATTGGATGCTGAAAGCTGGGGGAAGAAAAGGGAAACTGTCTTTTTTGTTTTTCATCAGGTAGTAGCCAATGGCTTCCCCGTTTATTTTACCATTGTAATACCCGTCATAGTGTAATACCTGTCCGCTGTCGGACGTACAATACCGGATATTCATGCCCCGGTTAAGCATGATTTTGTATTCTTTTAGTGGAGGCAGGTTGGAAAGCCGGAAGTTGCAGTCAATGAGCCCATCGCTCATTTTGATATGGACCGTGCCCTGGATATGGGGTTGCGTTTGAGCTGTAGCCTGCAATAGGGTAAAAACAAGGGTCAGAATGCCAATAATTTTCATAAGTACTATGCGTCTTTTCTTTTAATGTTTGCCTGATAGCCAGCCAATAGGATCTTAGCTATACACTTTTGCAGCAATAGACGCCAGTTATAGATAAATGTTGCAGAAAGACTCAAAGCGTTTTAAGGCTCAGCAATAGTATTGTTATTTCATTAAACCCTTTAATGGTAGCATAATCGATGGCTTTCTGCTCCCGGCTATTCACCACGGTAGTATCTGCTCCCTGCTCCACCCAGGCAAGGTAGCCATTCATGCTCTCCGTATTACCGGATACCGGTTGACTGAAATTCACGTTCACGCCATTGTCCAGGAACAGGCTTACGATCTCTTTCTGGTTGTTGGCGCAGGCATACCAAATGGGTGAAAGCCCTGTTTTGGAACAGGGGCTCGAATATTTGCCGGGTTTCGTAGCCGTGCAAATTGCGGGGAAGTTTTTCTCCCTGCCGGATAA comes from Paraflavitalea devenefica and encodes:
- a CDS encoding VTT domain-containing protein, with the translated sequence MSLAGVFASSSLGYMIGRYLGPHTVDKFVGKKIQQKVGTFIKKYGVPAIAITRLSSLSNDSLSFVTGILRMNYTKYILATLCGITPLIVLLAIYGENGKIEKALYWIAGASVLFLIAYIFIDKRRKRRKQQGASGRTKRPASTA
- a CDS encoding gluzincin family metallopeptidase produces the protein MKIIGILTLVFTLLQATAQTQPHIQGTVHIKMSDGLIDCNFRLSNLPPLKEYKIMLNRGMNIRYCTSDSGQVLHYDGYYNGKINGEAIGYYLMKNKKDSFPFLPPAFSIQYKGAFPVYSDTLNSFDYKGFIALNGKTLRATEQSKWYPVIYDVSNDRLLDKYTYDITVYTEDARTVFINGCPPRQERPAHLISQTAVPLLLFAGDYDFLQSGRNYLLNATVDTGTAQTLFRELDKLKAFYAEKLKLPYEGGIYIISHQAVEPFKPGRAWGFTVFPSFAYAGVNFTTLITPAGKLDNKNTAFFAHELAHYYFNGTAGRWFWFWLESATEYLSLKAAEAFTDTSFYHQRIREYVTQIQDKKYPPLARITAANEIDNGYRYMYGPLLLLCFEKQFGQKTTYRILSDIIKKAPREAITLDVFKQTALANKIKEADFDQFYTDYLQSDKALSNTCNSVTDMIRQ